The segment AACAAACCCTGAGCGTGGGCTGGGGTCTCTAACAATCTGCTCGTCAGCACTAGGCTCTGGCCTCAACAACCTCAGAGCCCACCTCCCCCGCATCAGACCCAGGCATCCCCACGATCAGGCCTCTCTCTCACCTGCGACTTGGACAGCTGCTGGGTCACCAGGGTGACGTCAGGTGACTCCGATGTGGAGGGCTGTGGGGCCCCCCCGGGGTCTGGAGGGGGTGGGCCAGAAGGGAAGTAAGGGAGAACACTCAGGGCACTGGGGCCGGGCAGCCCAGGGGGCGGCACCAGTGGCTGGGGGGCCAGAAGGCTGGAGGTGGCAGTGGTCTGGGGAGCAGCAGGGCCAGCTGCAGGTGCAGGGGGTGGGCAGGCCGGCTGTGGCAGGGGCCCAGTGGGCTGGGTGGCAGGGCCAGTGGGAGGGCTGGGGGGCCGGGCTGTGGGcgcaggggcagggggctgggccaTGCGAGTCCAACGCTCCAGCAGGCTGCGGTCATTTTCACTGAGCACCAGCCCAGCCAGGGGGTCAGCGGAGGGGCCCCCCGAGACCCCCGCGCCCCGCTCCTTGCGCTCGCGCTCCTGCCGCCTCTTCTCCCGTTCCTTGGCCCGCTCCTGCCGCCGTCGGCGTTTCTCCTCCCGCTCCCGCTGGCGCTCCTGAGCAGTCACCGGCTTCCGAGGCTCAGGAGCTTCCAGGGGGGCACTGGGGCCATCTGCGAGGAGGATGGGAAGGTGAAGGTAAGAGTCAGTCCAGGCAGGGGTTCCCCCTCTGCCCCCTCATTCCCCAGCCAGGCACCTCGGAGCCGGCTCCGCAAGGACTTGAGCAAGGCAGCCTTGAGGGCAGCCTTGGTGTTGTCTGAGATGGCCCCCTCCTTCTTCGGAGGGGCTGGTTCACTGGCTGGTGGGGGCGGTTGCAGGGTCAGATCAATGGTGTCGGGCGCAGGGCCAGGGCACGGCAGTGGGGCTGGTGGAGGGGACTCCATGGCGCAGTCCCCACTTGGAGCCCAGGGGCTGGGCATTTCCACGTCGGGGCAGCTGGGCTCGCTGGCCACAGGCTGCAGGGAAGGCTGGAAGCGGATCTGCTGGCGGATGCCCTCGCGCCGTGCGTGGAAGTCCTCGATCTCCGCCACGATGGCCTCCTTAATGCGCTCCCGTGTGAGGGCTTCGCGGTCAAAGGCAAAGTCAAAGGGCGGGGCACAGTCAGGCTCGTCGTCGGGGTCATGGTACTTGGCCAGGAAGGGGTGGCGGAGGGCAGCAGCTGCAGAGACGCGGGCGCTGGGCTCGAAACGTAGCATGCGCCCCAGTAGGGAGAGCGCCTGGCGGTCAGCACCCGGGTACACCGTCTCCCAGGGCACAGGCTGGCGTGGTGGCAGGCTCTGGATATAGGCCCGCACCCTCTCAGCTCCCACAGCCTGAATCACGGCCGGCGACGGAGTACCCAGCACCGTCATGATCAGCTGCAGCTGGTGCACATAGTTTTTGCCTGGGAAGAGTTGGCGCCGGGCCAGCATCTCCCCAAAGATGCAGCCCACGGACCACAGGTCAATGGCCTGCGTGTACTCGTGCAGCGAGAGCATGAGCTCGGGGGCGCGGTACCAGCGAGTGGCCACATACTCAGTCATGAAGTACTGGTGCTCAGCGGGCGAGGTGCACAGGCCACGGGCCATGCCAAAGTCCCCAATCTTGAGCTCGCAGTTCTCGTTCACCAGCAGATTGGAGGGCTTGAGGTCGCGGTGGATGACCTGAGCCGAGTGCATGTACTTGAGGCCCCGCAGCAGCTGGTACAGGAAGTAGCGCACATGCTCCAGTGTCAGCGGCTGTGAGGAGTGGATGATCTGGTGCAGGTCGCTCTCCATCAGGTCCAGGACCACGTAGCTGAGAGGCAGGGGAGAGACGCAGGCTGTCTTGCCCAAACTCCAACCCCACTGTCACCACGCCCTCCCAGCTCCAGACAGGTCAAGGTCTTACTCTTAGACCCTGCAGGGGCTGCCCGCATGGTATCAAGATTCTTTACAACTTTTCCATGGACTCAAGTGAAATCACTTTTCTCTCCAGGCCTAGCTTTTCTCATCAGAGAAAAGATGAGGCTGGACTAGACCAGCCTGGCCCCCAGGGTTTAGTTTGGGGGCCCTCTTCGTTGTGTGGTAGTGGCTGCTTGAAAGGCTATGATGAAAATTTAAAGGCTTCTGCAATCTGCAGGACAGTGTTCTGTGACTGACTAGTGACGTCTGCTACTGGAATAGGAAAGAACAGACATAGGATGAATACCCTACATTTGCCATCCTATATACTgagattctgggcttcccaggtggcaccagcagtaaagaacccacctgccaatgcaggagacgcgggttcgatctctgagtcaggaaagatctcttggaggagggcatgggaacccacttgagcatccttgcctggagaatccccatggacagaggagcctggcaagctacagtccacagagtcgcaaagagtcaagacatgactgaagtgacttagcatgcacacatactgaGATTCTATAAACCTGTCACTTCTACACTTTCTCTGAAGAAATCATAGCTGTCCCTGGCAAACCCTTAGGGAGCACTGGTCCTGGAGTCATGGGAATTTCCCCAGTCTACCCTACATTAGGTTCAGCTGCCCTTCCAGAACTTTAGCAGAGTGGCTCCAGCCTTCAGAAAAGGTGCcaactctgcctccctccctatccccacTCCTTACACAGATTTGAACTCGCCATAGGGTACAGTGGGCCTCAGGATGTCCTTTATGGCAATGATGTTGTCATGCTTGAAGTGCTTGAGGATCTTCAGCTCTCTGAGGGTCCGCTTGGCATTGGTCACCACGTCAAAAGCATTAGGGATCTTCTTAATGGCCACCTGCTGGCCTGGGGAACAGGGGAAAAGTAGATGCCACTTGGGATAGCTGGTGAGCTGCAGAATAGCACATGGCCTCTTTCGATATGCTATGCATGTGACAACAGCTACCACAgaggacctactatgtgccagatccTGTGCTGAGCACAGTAGGTACATGACCACATCTCCCCTTCACCTCTGTCCCAAGGCAGGTACACAGCTCAAAGTCACAGACATGGAGACCTGGGCACAGCAATTTGTTGGGCACACTGCACAGCTAGTTAGCAGTACCTCCCTACACTCTCTTCGTCTCAGGCCTCTTCATCCCACCACCAACCCAATGCCTGCTGTCTGCTCCACAACGCACTCCGGTGAACCTCCATTCTGATATCACCCAGACTGTCACCTTTCTAAGGAGGAAGCAGACTGCTGCGCTGGCAGAGCCACCAGAGTTTCTAGAGACCCGAGCCCAACACAGAGGCCGGCCCCCAGACAGCGCCCAACCCCTGCTTGCTGACTTGACTGAGATTTCACATCCCAGCTTCTCTGCTGGCTGCTGGGACGGCGGGTCCCACCCCCCGGGACTTGGTTCCCACACATGAGAGCGGCCGGGAGGGTCGCTCACCAGTGAGGCGGCGGCGCGCGGAGGACACCACCCCGTAGGCCCCGTTGCCAATGGTCTCGATGATCTCGTACTCGTCCCCCACGTCGAAGGTCACGTCGAAGGACCGTGCCTTCAGCAGGGCCAGGTTCTTGGCCGCCACCGAGGCGGCGGTGCCAGCGGGTTCCGCCTTCACCGGCCCGGGGGGCTCCCCAGAGCCGTCCTCACCGTcgtcctccttcaggggctcgGCCATGGCGTCTGCGTGGACACGCGGGCGAGGAGGAGCCCGGCCCCGGACTCAGGGGCCCCTCGGAGGCTCCAGACCCGCAGGCCGAGCAGCACGTGCACTCCGCGTCCCGCACGAGCGGGAGTCCCCAGCTCAACCCAGCGCGGGAAGCGGGGTCGGCGGTGGGGGAGGCGCCGCGAGGCGCGGTCCAGGAAGAAAGCGAGGGGCGGGCCGCCCGCTCTTCTTGGTCCTCACTAGGCTAATGGTGCCTCACCCCGACGCCGCACGGGCCCTCGACGCCGCCCAGGCGTTCAGCCCCGGGgtcggggttggggggtgggaccCGAATACCCGCTCCCTCAATAGGTCTGGCAGCCGCCACCACCTTAGCGGAACGCTCAACTCCGCCGgtctcccgccccgccccctcaaGACCACGCCCCTCAGTCTCTAACCAGTCCTTGAATGGCCTTTACTGAGGTCCCCACCCCTTCCACTTGCTCCTCCAATCCGCGCCGACCTTCCGAGGAAGCCACGCCTTCACCCGCGCCCGCGCCGTGGTCCAGTCTCCAGAAGGGAACCACCCAACCCGCGCTCGGCGCTTAGCCGGGGCGCGGCCGCCTGGCTCGGTCCTCGGACGCAGGCGCGCCAGCAGCCCCGGGCGCCGCGAGACTGCGAGGCACCGCCTCCTACGTGCGTGCGCGCCCATCCGCTCCGATCTTCCAGGTCCTCTCAGGTCAGTTGCTGGTGGCCTCGGGATCTTGGAGGGCTGAGGTTACCGGTAGTTACCATCACTCAGTCCCCTTTAGGCCCCTCTTCCCTTATCAGCCCCTATAAGCCCGAGTATTGCGTCCCCCATTTTCCCGATGGGCCCCGGAAGCCTGGCGCTTGGGAATGCGTGGCCCCAGGTAGACGGTGATCCGTCACATCCAACCACAGAGACCCCGGTCCTCCGGGTTCTAGAGCGTCGGCTCGAAGCCGCCCTGACTTCCGGTATCTGTCCTCTCAGCTCAGCTTCCGGCGCCCCGGACTTCGGCCAGCGGTTCGCTAGCCTCGGCGGTGAACCTTCCGTGGGGCGGCTCCGTCCAGCGACTCCCGGGCTGTGGCTGCAGGGCAGCAGGCAGGGCCACAGGGTCAGCTGCCCCTGAAGGAGGCAGAGCTCCGCCGGAGCCAGTGCCCTGCCAATCTTCAGGGCCCGCGTTCGACCTCGCAGCGAGTGCGCGCCGAGCGCTGATCCTCTGCGTCCTGAGGCGGCTCACGGGAGGTCGTGTGTCCTCCAGTGACTGACGAGAAGAGAGCCAGGGGGCGGGGAGCCCAGAAGTTAGGCCTGAGGGCCCTAGGGAGGGTCCATCCCTTAGACTGGAAAGGAATTTTGTTTACATTCCCCACTGTTGGAGGTTTATTTTTTACTAAAACATACTTACAGGAAGTTCCACACAGCGTAAGTGTATGAATAAATTCACAAACTGAACATATCAGTGTATCGAAGTCACGtggagaaaaaaatccagaacatTTCCAGCACTTCAGAAGCCCTTTCTCTTTTCTAGTGGTTACAATTTCTGTTGACTCTTTTCCATACTTTGGGGGTCAGTTGCCGTGAATTCTAGGAGGTTCACTGGGACCCATACATTAAGATGGAAAAGTGgagactgcattttaaaaatacaacgtCAGGGAAAATGTCTGAGAGCATAACGTCAGCTCTaggacaaataaatggaaaaggcaatggcaccccactccagtactcttgcctggaaaatcccatggacagaggagcctggtaggctgcagtccatggggtcgctaagagtcggatatgactgagcgacttcactttcacttttcactttcatgcattggagaaggaaatggcaacccactccagtgttcttgcctggagaatcccagggatgggggagcctggtgggctgccgtctctggggtcgcacagagtcggacacaactgaagtgacttagcagcagcagcagcagcaggacaaatAAATACCTCGTATTTAAACATGGAAAGATCACTTGGACCTCCTGAGTTAACTATACCTTTGGTTCTGGTTTTCCTGAAAGCATAGCAGAAAGCCAAATTATCTGTTACATGATTTGCCTTGACCATTAATAAACCATATTCATGGGGAGTGGACATTTTCTGCACTGAGTTCTGAAAACATTTCCATGATGGCCTTTCCTTAAGTGACACGGTAGA is part of the Budorcas taxicolor isolate Tak-1 chromosome 19, Takin1.1, whole genome shotgun sequence genome and harbors:
- the MAPK7 gene encoding mitogen-activated protein kinase 7 isoform X2, yielding MESDLHQIIHSSQPLTLEHVRYFLYQLLRGLKYMHSAQVIHRDLKPSNLLVNENCELKIGDFGMARGLCTSPAEHQYFMTEYVATRWYRAPELMLSLHEYTQAIDLWSVGCIFGEMLARRQLFPGKNYVHQLQLIMTVLGTPSPAVIQAVGAERVRAYIQSLPPRQPVPWETVYPGADRQALSLLGRMLRFEPSARVSAAAALRHPFLAKYHDPDDEPDCAPPFDFAFDREALTRERIKEAIVAEIEDFHARREGIRQQIRFQPSLQPVASEPSCPDVEMPSPWAPSGDCAMESPPPAPLPCPGPAPDTIDLTLQPPPPASEPAPPKKEGAISDNTKAALKAALLKSLRSRLRDGPSAPLEAPEPRKPVTAQERQREREEKRRRRQERAKEREKRRQERERKERGAGVSGGPSADPLAGLVLSENDRSLLERWTRMAQPPAPAPTARPPSPPTGPATQPTGPLPQPACPPPAPAAGPAAPQTTATSSLLAPQPLVPPPGLPGPSALSVLPYFPSGPPPPDPGGAPQPSTSESPDVTLVTQQLSKSQVEDPLPPVFSGTPKGSGAGYGVGFDLEEFLNQSFDMGVADGPQDSQADSASLSASLLADWLEGHGMNPADIESLQREIQMDSPMLLADLPDLQEP
- the MAPK7 gene encoding mitogen-activated protein kinase 7 isoform X1 yields the protein MAEPLKEDDGEDGSGEPPGPVKAEPAGTAASVAAKNLALLKARSFDVTFDVGDEYEIIETIGNGAYGVVSSARRRLTGQQVAIKKIPNAFDVVTNAKRTLRELKILKHFKHDNIIAIKDILRPTVPYGEFKSVYVVLDLMESDLHQIIHSSQPLTLEHVRYFLYQLLRGLKYMHSAQVIHRDLKPSNLLVNENCELKIGDFGMARGLCTSPAEHQYFMTEYVATRWYRAPELMLSLHEYTQAIDLWSVGCIFGEMLARRQLFPGKNYVHQLQLIMTVLGTPSPAVIQAVGAERVRAYIQSLPPRQPVPWETVYPGADRQALSLLGRMLRFEPSARVSAAAALRHPFLAKYHDPDDEPDCAPPFDFAFDREALTRERIKEAIVAEIEDFHARREGIRQQIRFQPSLQPVASEPSCPDVEMPSPWAPSGDCAMESPPPAPLPCPGPAPDTIDLTLQPPPPASEPAPPKKEGAISDNTKAALKAALLKSLRSRLRDGPSAPLEAPEPRKPVTAQERQREREEKRRRRQERAKEREKRRQERERKERGAGVSGGPSADPLAGLVLSENDRSLLERWTRMAQPPAPAPTARPPSPPTGPATQPTGPLPQPACPPPAPAAGPAAPQTTATSSLLAPQPLVPPPGLPGPSALSVLPYFPSGPPPPDPGGAPQPSTSESPDVTLVTQQLSKSQVEDPLPPVFSGTPKGSGAGYGVGFDLEEFLNQSFDMGVADGPQDSQADSASLSASLLADWLEGHGMNPADIESLQREIQMDSPMLLADLPDLQEP